The following proteins are encoded in a genomic region of Maribacter hydrothermalis:
- a CDS encoding BfmA/BtgA family mobilization protein, giving the protein MDKGYEKEGFVTFKIKISVAIRFRRFCKKMSESQSMALLLMIAFFEENGISPHEAIGPKMQTLESLIKKRINGVIAIMKDIEKNQTKPTVAMMQSLFEQAEPSKKNLILEKELPEEKSKVRFVERLENDDEL; this is encoded by the coding sequence ATGGATAAAGGATATGAAAAAGAAGGCTTTGTAACCTTCAAGATTAAGATTTCGGTAGCGATTAGATTTAGACGGTTTTGCAAGAAAATGTCAGAATCGCAATCGATGGCTTTACTTCTGATGATAGCTTTTTTCGAGGAAAATGGTATTTCTCCACATGAAGCTATCGGACCTAAAATGCAAACTTTGGAATCGCTGATCAAGAAGCGAATCAATGGAGTGATTGCGATTATGAAGGACATCGAAAAGAACCAAACCAAACCAACGGTTGCTATGATGCAATCGCTTTTTGAACAAGCTGAGCCATCGAAGAAGAATTTGATTTTGGAAAAGGAATTGCCAGAAGAAAAGTCAAAAGTCAGGTTTGTTGAGCGATTAGAAAATGATGATGAATTATAA
- a CDS encoding single-stranded DNA-binding protein has translation MSTLKNKVQLIGNVGNAPEIKSLESGKKVANFSIATNEFYKNLNGEKVQNTEWHNIVAWGKIAEIVEKFVGKGKEVAIEGKLTSRSYETEAGEKRYVTEVVANEILLLGIKGE, from the coding sequence ATGAGTACGTTAAAAAACAAAGTACAGTTAATTGGGAATGTAGGAAATGCTCCTGAAATCAAGTCTTTAGAAAGTGGCAAGAAAGTCGCTAATTTTTCAATTGCTACCAATGAGTTTTATAAGAACTTGAATGGTGAGAAAGTACAGAATACGGAATGGCACAACATTGTAGCTTGGGGTAAAATTGCCGAAATAGTTGAAAAATTTGTAGGCAAGGGGAAGGAAGTAGCTATTGAGGGAAAACTGACTTCTAGAAGCTATGAAACCGAAGCAGGGGAAAAACGATATGTTACCGAAGTGGTAGCTAACGAAATCTTATTATTAGGTATCAAAGGCGAGTAA
- a CDS encoding DUF6876 family protein, which produces MNDKVREITEGLQHFNGTEIFYQIPLTRTRFTDGLKYLANVAGCFWLIKDVSVIAKSLMDKSYFIAIDFKRLAEKEKTELECEAIITYSDGNDNIFESHRYSFTDFPLDKLRLYFVDNTLMLPSEY; this is translated from the coding sequence ATGAATGATAAAGTTAGAGAAATTACAGAAGGATTACAACATTTTAACGGTACTGAAATCTTTTATCAAATACCATTAACACGGACCCGTTTTACGGATGGTTTAAAATACTTGGCTAACGTCGCAGGATGTTTTTGGCTGATAAAGGATGTTTCAGTTATTGCCAAGAGTTTGATGGATAAGAGTTATTTTATAGCTATTGATTTTAAACGCTTAGCTGAAAAGGAAAAAACTGAGCTCGAATGTGAAGCAATAATAACTTATAGTGATGGAAACGACAACATTTTTGAATCACATAGATATAGTTTTACAGATTTTCCTTTGGATAAATTACGATTGTATTTTGTAGATAATACTTTAATGCTACCAAGCGAATATTAG